The following proteins are encoded in a genomic region of Vibrio spartinae:
- a CDS encoding isochorismate synthase has translation MKREVVGFSRMAQELLNQELQTAPFFFASPNNAMLGVGIEQQFNQAIPFSELARYANQMLAQAKTSDNDNPVLFATVPFDENTPTKFFIPQKLYVSSSARGRKYDTLGANKATVISPPTGNDYKQGVSTLLNLFDTTELSKVVLSRSVRIATDQNINQTALLRNLLSINARGYTFAADIGDNAKLMGASPELLLAKKGGHVMSNPLAGSRPKSANASDNQRSHTSLLDTQKDLNEHSFVVEEVEKVLSRYCRNLFTPMVPSVIETETMLHLSTVLEGQAIDPDVNALQIAAELHPTPAVCGFPRQSAYQAIKQIETFERGYFSGMIGWCDARGNGEWVVTIRCAEVGQREMCIFAGAGIVNESSPQSELEETGAKMGTILKAAGIQLDERLTA, from the coding sequence ATGAAACGCGAAGTGGTTGGATTCTCCAGAATGGCTCAAGAGCTCTTGAACCAAGAACTACAGACAGCGCCTTTTTTCTTTGCATCGCCAAACAACGCCATGCTGGGTGTCGGTATTGAACAACAATTCAATCAGGCTATCCCCTTCTCTGAACTTGCCCGGTACGCCAACCAAATGCTTGCGCAGGCGAAAACATCAGACAATGATAATCCGGTACTGTTTGCCACTGTCCCGTTCGATGAAAACACGCCGACGAAATTTTTTATTCCTCAAAAACTGTATGTATCCAGTAGTGCCAGAGGGCGCAAATATGACACGCTTGGTGCAAACAAAGCGACGGTCATTTCTCCGCCGACCGGCAATGACTATAAACAAGGCGTCTCAACCTTATTAAATCTATTCGATACCACCGAGCTTTCTAAAGTGGTCCTCTCCCGCTCGGTGCGCATCGCAACCGATCAAAATATTAATCAAACCGCCCTGCTCAGAAACCTGCTTTCCATCAATGCTCGCGGTTACACATTTGCTGCGGATATCGGAGACAATGCCAAGCTGATGGGAGCCAGCCCTGAGTTACTGTTAGCCAAAAAAGGCGGACACGTCATGTCAAACCCACTGGCAGGCTCACGTCCCAAGTCAGCCAATGCATCAGACAACCAGCGCTCGCATACCTCGTTACTCGATACCCAAAAAGATTTAAATGAACATAGCTTTGTGGTCGAAGAAGTCGAAAAAGTCTTGAGCCGTTATTGTCGGAATCTCTTTACCCCGATGGTGCCATCGGTCATCGAAACCGAAACGATGCTGCACCTCTCGACGGTGTTAGAAGGTCAGGCGATTGACCCGGATGTGAACGCGCTGCAAATCGCAGCGGAGCTTCACCCGACCCCCGCCGTTTGTGGTTTCCCGAGACAGTCGGCCTATCAAGCCATCAAGCAGATCGAAACATTTGAGCGCGGATATTTCAGTGGCATGATTGGCTGGTGTGATGCACGTGGTAACGGTGAGTGGGTGGTGACGATTCGTTGCGCTGAAGTCGGCCAACGCGAAATGTGCATTTTTGCCGGTGCCGGCATTGTCAACGAGTCTTCCCCTCAAAGTGAACTTGAAGAAACCGGCGCCAAAATGGGCACCATATTGAAAGCCGCAGGCATTCAACTTGACGAACGACTGACAGCATAA
- a CDS encoding isochorismatase family protein produces MAIPKIAAYPIPTSDSFPVNKVNWQLDAKRAVLLIHDMQDYFINFFDKKAEPVPALIQHIQSIKQAASTAGIPVVYTAQPANQDPQERALLTDFWGTGLTQDTAILTDVAPQDNDTTYTKWRYSAFKKTPLLEWMNDTGRDQLIIVGVYAHIGVLSTALDAFMLDIQPFVVGDAVADFSLADHQYALQFITGRAGSVKSAQRVIDEIQQSASSVTSLDLDIMQQDVAEILDLDIEDIDVDENLMLLGLDSIRAMSLFEKWRKHGVDVTFSEVIQQVTLRSWWQTMEAAQARAVA; encoded by the coding sequence ATGGCAATTCCCAAGATAGCCGCATACCCCATTCCCACTAGTGATTCATTCCCAGTGAACAAGGTCAATTGGCAGTTAGATGCAAAAAGGGCCGTGCTGCTGATTCACGATATGCAGGATTACTTTATTAATTTCTTCGATAAGAAAGCTGAGCCGGTTCCTGCGTTGATTCAACATATTCAGTCAATCAAACAGGCGGCAAGTACGGCGGGTATTCCGGTAGTGTATACCGCTCAGCCTGCGAATCAGGATCCGCAAGAACGTGCGCTACTAACCGATTTTTGGGGAACCGGACTCACTCAGGATACTGCAATCCTCACGGATGTCGCGCCGCAAGACAATGATACGACTTACACCAAGTGGCGCTATAGCGCATTTAAAAAGACCCCGCTGTTGGAATGGATGAACGACACAGGGCGTGACCAGCTGATCATTGTGGGTGTTTATGCCCATATCGGCGTGCTGTCTACGGCACTGGATGCTTTTATGCTCGATATTCAACCCTTTGTGGTTGGAGATGCCGTTGCCGATTTTTCATTGGCGGATCATCAATATGCCTTGCAGTTTATTACGGGCAGAGCAGGGAGTGTCAAATCCGCTCAGCGGGTTATCGACGAAATTCAGCAGAGCGCGTCATCCGTCACGTCGCTTGATCTTGATATCATGCAACAAGACGTCGCGGAGATTTTAGATCTCGATATCGAAGACATTGATGTCGATGAGAATCTGATGCTACTTGGGCTGGATTCCATTCGCGCCATGAGTTTGTTTGAAAAATGGCGCAAGCACGGGGTGGATGTCACTTTCTCTGAGGTTATCCAACAAGTGACGTTAAGATCGTGGTGGCAAACGATGGAAGCGGCTCAAGCCCGCGCAGTCGCCTGA
- a CDS encoding (2,3-dihydroxybenzoyl)adenylate synthase → MSSTQLDFTPWPAEYEQHYRKQGYWQDRTLFDCLSATVDQSPDAIALVCHDQQYTYQQLRQNIVRLAQGFASLGLNAGDNVVLQMANETEFYDCFFALTMQGIKPVLALPAHRHMELSYFCQHTEAKAYIFSDQITGFDTQKQALQLLATCPSVKLAITSGTAAHPEIQSLDALYLDGSNQQVSNQQVSAKQVSAKHAGNKLACTEQGRQATDVAFYQLSGGTTGTPKLIPRTHNDYVYSVIGSIEICRFGPETKYLCVLPVAHNFPLSSPGSLGVLFSGGCVILGQDSSPKAAFGLIERYQVTVSALVPPLALLWMQYAPSACEDVSSLKLVQVGGAKFSQSAAQQLPETLHCQLQQIFGMAEGLVNYTRLDDPLDVIVSTQGRPISPDDEVLVVNEEGQPVPAGQEGQLLTRGPYTIRGYYRAAEHNRRAFNHEGFYSTGDLVKLTQDGNIIVTGRDKDQINRGGEKIAAEEVENVLLQHPDVHDVALIAVQDAFLGERSCAIIVLNQTRLDQAKTIKPIVLKRFLHGKGLAEYKIPDQIQFMDVLPKTPVGKINKKQLREQFSAR, encoded by the coding sequence ATTTCCTCAACACAATTAGACTTTACCCCTTGGCCTGCGGAATATGAGCAGCACTATCGTAAGCAAGGATACTGGCAAGACCGGACACTATTTGATTGCTTATCGGCAACCGTGGATCAGTCACCGGATGCCATCGCCTTGGTGTGTCACGATCAGCAATATACGTATCAACAATTACGGCAGAACATCGTCCGGCTGGCACAAGGCTTTGCTTCTCTGGGTCTCAACGCCGGTGACAATGTGGTGCTGCAAATGGCGAATGAAACTGAGTTTTACGACTGCTTTTTTGCCTTAACTATGCAAGGGATTAAACCGGTTCTCGCGCTGCCCGCCCATCGTCATATGGAATTAAGCTATTTCTGTCAGCACACCGAGGCAAAAGCCTATATTTTTTCTGATCAGATCACCGGTTTTGATACCCAAAAACAGGCATTACAGCTGCTTGCCACTTGCCCTTCGGTAAAACTTGCGATCACGTCAGGTACTGCGGCTCATCCCGAGATTCAATCGCTCGACGCCCTCTATTTAGATGGGAGTAACCAACAAGTCAGTAACCAACAAGTCAGTGCCAAGCAAGTCAGTGCCAAACACGCTGGTAATAAACTTGCTTGTACTGAACAAGGCCGTCAGGCAACAGATGTGGCTTTTTATCAGTTATCTGGCGGGACGACCGGCACACCAAAGTTAATCCCCAGAACGCACAATGACTACGTGTACAGCGTGATCGGGAGCATTGAAATCTGTCGGTTTGGCCCGGAAACCAAATACCTGTGTGTTCTGCCTGTGGCACATAACTTTCCGTTGAGCTCTCCCGGCTCACTGGGTGTGCTTTTTTCCGGGGGCTGCGTCATCTTAGGTCAAGATTCATCCCCGAAAGCGGCATTTGGCTTAATCGAACGCTACCAAGTGACCGTCTCCGCGCTGGTCCCACCGTTAGCCTTACTCTGGATGCAGTACGCCCCTTCGGCCTGTGAGGACGTCTCCAGTTTAAAACTGGTTCAGGTGGGCGGCGCCAAATTTAGCCAAAGTGCGGCACAACAACTGCCAGAGACATTGCACTGTCAATTGCAGCAAATCTTCGGCATGGCAGAAGGTCTGGTCAATTATACGCGATTGGATGATCCGCTTGACGTGATCGTCTCTACCCAAGGACGCCCGATTTCGCCCGATGACGAAGTGCTGGTGGTCAATGAAGAGGGCCAACCGGTACCTGCCGGTCAGGAAGGCCAATTACTCACTCGCGGCCCTTACACCATTCGCGGTTACTACCGGGCAGCGGAACATAACCGACGAGCGTTTAATCATGAGGGCTTTTACTCGACGGGTGATTTAGTCAAGTTAACTCAGGATGGCAATATCATCGTCACCGGACGGGATAAAGATCAGATCAACCGCGGTGGCGAGAAAATTGCCGCTGAAGAAGTCGAAAACGTATTACTGCAACACCCGGATGTCCATGATGTGGCCTTAATTGCAGTTCAGGATGCGTTTCTCGGCGAGCGCAGCTGCGCCATTATTGTTCTCAACCAAACGCGCCTCGACCAAGCCAAGACGATCAAACCAATTGTGCTCAAGCGCTTCTTGCACGGCAAAGGCCTCGCGGAATATAAAATCCCCGATCAAATCCAATTTATGGATGTTTTACCCAAAACCCCAGTCGGTAAAATTAATAAAAAACAGCTCAGAGAACAATTCTCGGCCCGCTAA
- a CDS encoding amino acid deaminase: protein MNKVNPTYLEKGHPINTAANVLREDVSLPALLLYKDRIENNIQWMKNFSEKYHVQLAPHAKTTMTPQIIKAQLSAGAWGMTVANPVQAQTAYHAGCQNILMANQLVGKANMSIIANMLETSSIQFYCVVDSVENVSALDTFFTEKSLTLNVLIELGAHHGRCGCRTEEQVNSVVRAINTSTSLRLSGVEFYEGVIHGDDEVTQVRNFIDWVLNIFTSDFFQSSIRAEHPLLTGAGSAWYDIVCEAFKEADLHPNVVPIIRPGCYVIHDMGIYEDSQTQIMLRNAQCQASHTTLQSAMELWAYVLSIPEPGVAIVGFGKRDVAFDAGLPTPLTYYHVGDQTPIAIHSGTCVVKDIMDQHAFMTFDIDLQVGDMMSFGTSHPCLTFDKWREIAVVDESLNIIDRYNTYF, encoded by the coding sequence ATGAATAAAGTGAATCCGACATATCTAGAAAAAGGTCACCCCATAAATACCGCAGCGAACGTACTTCGTGAAGATGTTAGCTTACCTGCGTTGCTTTTATATAAAGACAGAATAGAAAACAACATCCAGTGGATGAAAAACTTTAGCGAAAAATATCACGTTCAGTTAGCTCCCCACGCAAAAACAACAATGACGCCTCAGATTATCAAAGCGCAATTATCGGCTGGTGCTTGGGGAATGACGGTTGCCAATCCGGTTCAGGCTCAAACGGCTTATCATGCCGGATGTCAGAATATTTTAATGGCGAACCAATTAGTTGGTAAAGCAAACATGTCGATCATCGCCAATATGCTTGAAACTAGCAGTATTCAATTTTATTGCGTCGTTGACTCAGTCGAAAACGTATCCGCATTAGATACATTTTTTACTGAAAAATCGCTGACACTCAATGTCCTCATCGAGCTTGGTGCACACCACGGCCGTTGTGGCTGTCGGACTGAAGAGCAAGTCAATTCAGTGGTTAGAGCCATCAACACAAGCACGTCTCTACGCTTATCTGGTGTGGAATTTTATGAAGGGGTCATACATGGTGATGATGAAGTCACTCAAGTCCGCAATTTTATTGACTGGGTACTAAACATCTTCACATCTGATTTCTTTCAATCATCCATTCGTGCTGAACATCCACTATTAACCGGAGCCGGTTCTGCTTGGTACGACATCGTTTGTGAAGCTTTCAAAGAAGCGGATCTTCATCCAAACGTTGTGCCGATCATTCGTCCCGGATGTTACGTGATTCACGATATGGGTATATATGAAGATTCTCAAACACAGATTATGTTGAGAAATGCACAGTGCCAAGCGAGTCATACCACGCTACAGTCTGCTATGGAGCTTTGGGCCTACGTTTTATCCATCCCTGAGCCAGGGGTCGCCATTGTTGGATTTGGTAAACGTGATGTGGCATTTGATGCCGGGCTCCCCACCCCATTGACTTATTATCATGTCGGAGACCAAACGCCGATTGCCATTCATTCAGGAACATGTGTGGTAAAAGATATCATGGACCAACATGCATTCATGACTTTTGACATCGATTTACAAGTCGGAGATATGATGAGTTTTGGGACATCCCACCCTTGTTTAACGTTTGATAAGTGGCGTGAAATCGCGGTTGTGGATGAGAGCTTGAACATCATCGACCGATACAATACTTATTTTTAG
- a CDS encoding 2,3-dihydro-2,3-dihydroxybenzoate dehydrogenase: MKQNNETVLLTGASQGIGYAVLERLLAEGYKVVATDRCMDALESKLGDFKRAYGEQLDWYAIDLLDRQLAQQVAQLCREYHFDHFVSCAGVLSIGNVHAMAAEDIRQMFDINTFGALTMIQHVAEGMKHRQSGSIVVIGSNSANTPRLNIGAYAASKSALQMLVKCTALELAEYGIRCNIVSPGSTRTEMQTQLWHDNYGEQQVIEGNLEQYRLGIPLKTMAEPVDIANAVLFLMSDSARQITMHDLRVDGGATLDN; this comes from the coding sequence TTGAAGCAAAATAACGAAACGGTATTGCTTACCGGAGCAAGTCAGGGGATTGGATATGCGGTATTGGAACGGTTGTTGGCTGAGGGGTACAAGGTGGTTGCAACGGATCGATGCATGGACGCGCTTGAGTCAAAGTTAGGTGATTTTAAACGAGCGTATGGTGAGCAGCTCGATTGGTACGCCATTGATCTGCTTGATCGTCAGTTGGCGCAGCAGGTCGCGCAGCTTTGTCGTGAATATCACTTCGATCATTTTGTCAGTTGTGCGGGGGTATTAAGCATCGGAAATGTTCACGCAATGGCTGCTGAAGACATCAGGCAAATGTTTGACATCAATACCTTCGGTGCTTTGACCATGATTCAACATGTCGCCGAGGGGATGAAACATCGTCAATCGGGGAGCATTGTGGTGATTGGTTCGAATTCAGCCAACACGCCAAGATTGAATATTGGTGCCTATGCTGCCTCAAAATCCGCTTTACAGATGTTGGTGAAGTGCACTGCACTGGAACTGGCGGAGTACGGCATTCGTTGCAATATTGTCAGCCCGGGCTCGACCAGAACCGAGATGCAAACTCAGCTCTGGCATGATAACTATGGTGAACAACAAGTGATTGAAGGCAATCTCGAACAATATCGTCTGGGCATACCATTGAAAACCATGGCCGAACCGGTCGATATCGCTAACGCGGTGCTTTTCCTGATGTCTGACTCTGCCCGTCAAATCACGATGCATGATCTGCGGGTCGATGGTGGCGCAACGTTGGATAACTAA
- the fepB gene encoding Fe2+-enterobactin ABC transporter substrate-binding protein: MSRLSFFLLGIILSTLMTGCNDHTTNQPSETTLTIAEGWPKTIVSRYGKVTLNAPPQRIVSTSVSITGTLLTIDAPLIASGGSRPNTHVADQNGFFYQWNQVAYARGVKPLYQGVANAEAVAKQKPDLIIVSATGGDSALKLYRQFSTIAPTLVINYDDKSWQTLARLLASITDREKQAESAITKFDTKLTALRARISLPPQPVSALVYYGDNRGGNFWTNDSAQGQILNALGFTLSPLPDALKNNHQMGQRQDIVPVNGENFADAITGRSVLLFAADESLIKQVKHNKFIAHLPAISQGNAFAMGNDSFRLDYYSAMNLLVTLDETFSQ, from the coding sequence ATGTCTCGCTTATCATTTTTCCTTCTGGGGATCATACTTTCCACGCTCATGACAGGGTGCAATGATCACACGACAAATCAACCCTCAGAAACCACCCTGACGATTGCCGAGGGCTGGCCGAAAACCATTGTCAGCCGTTACGGCAAGGTGACGCTGAACGCGCCCCCGCAACGCATTGTCTCCACCAGCGTGTCGATCACCGGCACCTTGCTCACCATCGATGCGCCGCTCATTGCCTCGGGAGGCTCACGCCCAAACACACACGTGGCTGACCAGAACGGTTTCTTTTATCAGTGGAACCAAGTCGCCTACGCCCGCGGGGTCAAGCCCTTGTATCAGGGCGTCGCCAATGCGGAAGCCGTCGCGAAACAAAAACCCGACCTGATTATTGTGTCTGCGACCGGCGGAGACTCGGCGCTCAAACTCTATCGGCAGTTCTCAACCATCGCACCGACATTGGTCATCAATTACGATGACAAGAGCTGGCAAACGTTAGCGCGTCTGTTGGCGTCTATCACCGACAGAGAAAAACAAGCCGAGTCAGCCATCACCAAATTTGATACCAAACTGACGGCATTGAGAGCGCGAATTTCACTGCCACCGCAACCGGTCTCCGCGCTGGTCTATTACGGAGACAATCGTGGCGGTAACTTCTGGACCAACGACTCAGCACAGGGACAAATACTGAACGCACTGGGTTTTACCCTGAGCCCGCTCCCTGACGCACTGAAGAACAACCATCAAATGGGCCAACGCCAAGATATCGTGCCGGTCAACGGAGAAAACTTTGCCGATGCGATTACAGGCCGCTCAGTGCTGTTATTTGCCGCAGATGAGTCGCTGATCAAGCAGGTTAAACATAACAAGTTCATCGCCCACCTGCCCGCGATCAGCCAAGGCAATGCTTTTGCAATGGGTAACGACTCTTTCAGGCTCGATTACTACAGTGCGATGAACTTGCTTGTCACGCTGGACGAGACGTTCAGCCAATAA